tatgtgcatgtttggATAACACATTCTCTGCATGATTTATTGTCTGCTACTCTTCTAATTCGACTACTGAACACTCAATGTTGTTGGGCAACTTTAAAAACAACGATGTTGGTGATTTTACTGAACCATGTAGCCCATGCGGATGTTCCCATGCTGTCTACTAAAGGTATGCACACAGATACAAATATTTCTACTTGTTTTACTTTACATAAGAAGaaattaaacataatatttGAAACTCTGGATGTTTGCGATAAACTGATTGATTTTATGTCTCATAAGGCATTTCTGAATCTAGGAGAAGAGCCAGGAGATGGGTTTTGCttattgattgttttttctttctgcttttacaaCAGACATTGAATGTTACATTCACTAACGTTCACTGACCTGTAAttataaaaacagagacagaagctCCCAAGTGGCACTCCCACTGCCATCATATACTCCCACATTCAGTCTTCATGATTTACCAGCCAGAGCAAGCAACTCACAGCAGGAAAGGTCAACATTTATCCTTCATCTCTGTTTCTGCTCGCAAAGAAACATCCTCACTAACCCATCGCACAGAAGCATCCCAGCAGCTATCACCCCTATGCTCCTTACTGCAGAGCTTCCACAAAGAATGGAAAAGTCCTCTAATGTCCATCCCGATCACCGGCCACAATCCAGAACGATGCcaaggaaggagagggagaggggagcCACGGTGCCTCCAAGAAGTCACAGACAAAAGGCATCCAAGGCAGGTCGGCTCACCGAGGCATCGCCAGTGAGGAAAGAGAGGCCACAGAAGGAGAAGCCGGAGACAAATGAGGTGAAGTCTGATCATGAGACAGAAGGGAAGCTGAGAACCACTGTGGTGGATATAGACAGTGTGAGAGATGATGAGGTCAAGGAGGAAAACCTGGGGCTCCtggaagcagcagagcaggaagacGGTGAGTCGAAGAAAAGCCTGGTGCTGTACATTGTATAAGCAGTATTGAAAGTTATGTTGTGGTTTTATTGCTGGTGGCAATAAGTTTATTGAAGTAGAACAGTCATGtgatttagaaatgtttgtggaagttttttcttttttttagtttagtaatcttcagaaaaacaaactacacaatttaacatttagaaaaaaatgcacATCTTGTTTGGATTTGTTTATATGTACTGTGGAttgctgcaggtttgaagagcAGGAACCTAGGAGTGTTCGAGTGGATGCTGATGGTCTTCATCTTGGCTCTggttctcctctttcttcctgtctCCATCTGGTTCTGTGTTAAAGTACGAGTTCACCTTCACAAAAATGATATGGGAACAAttgaaatgagaaagaaaaaataaatatttcactgaaagttttgattttgtttggcAGATAGTGAGGGAGCATGAACGAGCTGTGATCTTCAGAATGGGTCACCTACTTCGTGGAAGACCAAGAGGACCAGGTTGGTGCACATTACTGTCATTTTCTTATGCTCTTCTATTGGCAGTGATTTAGAAACTGTAGTCTATTAAGCTTAAAAGTTATGGCATTGGGAATAAACTTTCTGTATGGTAGACATCATGATTTGTTATAGCATGAAGAGGAGAGATGTTTCCCAGTGATCTATTTCAGGGAACAAGTATACTTAAATACTGTAGATTGCAAATTTACTAAATAGTACTTAGAGAAAAATAATCTTAACTCTTGGGATTGAATAGCTTTTATTAGAAGGCCACAACCAGCGTGTAAGCAGCTTGAAGCACGTTTATTCtcttctttatttgttgttgaacagtagtttattgttttttagGCTAAATTAAGGATGTGTTGTAATACTATTGACACCTAAACATTTTTAAGGTGGTGTCTGTGTttagattgttgttgttgttggcaaGTTAgaaatttttttatttatacagctcTGCAATCTGATCTGACTGACCTACACAACGTTTCCCTactaatacaaaataaaaaatacaaaaataccaGAGATTTGATCTATTTATTaactatattataaatgtaatgtagatTACTTGTCTTTGAGACATATGTGATTGTTATTTCCAGTAGACTTCTGTCTGTAGGTCATTTACTAGCAAATAGCAGGAAGGAGATAAGGCATTATGGGTAACACTGGAATAATCAATATGGTAGATTGAAAACGGCCAGAGCAATATCTAAtaccctccctcctctccccagGACTCTTATTCTACCTCCCACTTCTTGATGTGTGTCACAAAGTCGACATCCGACTGAAAATTGCTGAAGGTTCCTCTTCACACGGTACAGAACAATAAACATACACTTAGACAATATTAGGAAGTATTCACATTCAATTCCATACTTAAGAATGAAATAGCAGTAAAACAGTGAGGTAGGCTGTTGTCTGATATATATCTTTACATCTGTACAAAGGTTGTGACTAAGGATTTGGTGAGGCCGGAGCTCAGCGCAGTGTGTTATTACCAGATAGAGAATGTAGCTCTGTGCAGCACATCTTTGTCCAGTCTCAACACAGTGTTGCAGACTCTGGTCCAGGCATCTGTCAGAGACGTCCTTGCCCAACACACGTTCAGCCACATCCTGCTGCACAGGAGGAAGATTGGACAGCAGATACAATCAGCTGTTGACGCCGCTGCTTGCCGCTGGGGCATCCGGGTGGAAAGAGCAGACATgtaagactgaaaacaaaagatcCTCTACAGATCTTCTTTAACTGCTGTTGCACTTTGATTGAGATGCTCTTATAGCAACATCTGATGGAAACAACTCATTATTTACAGGGATGAAGAgaatttagattattttataaGAAATCTTTCAGTCTAATAGAAAAATAAGCTGATTTATAGCACTGCGTAAGGatttttctctgcagaaaaTGAACTTAATGTAAACATTTGCTGTGTACTGAGAACCTCCTGCTGACCAGGCTAGGTTGtgctttgtttgattttctgtcaGAGATGAGCTCAGTTTTTCTGTGGAGTTACAGCAGAGTCTGGCTGCTGAGGCTGACATCAAGAGGAAACAGCAGGCCAGAGTAAGTACCCATACCATATATTCTAATGGTTCCTTACCAACTGAAGTTTACCTCTTCCACCAAAGTCAATCTTTCCTCCAggtaaaagaagcagaagaggagagagatgctTGGGGGAGCCTCAGGGCCTCCTTCCGTCACCTCCATCCTGCCCTGGTCCTTCCATTCCCACCAGATCTCCtcagtctgacctctgaccacTCATCTCTGCCACCACCGCCTCCCCCTCCTGtggaaggagagggaggaatgACAGAGGAGGAGCCACAGACTGACTCTCCAATGATGTGACTGTTGTTGATATTATACAACATAAAACGTTTCAAAGTTTCAGATAATTTTGATCATATGTTAAAGACAAACACCTCAAGACCAGCAATTGTTTATTTCAGCACAATTCTAATTACCAGCttaaattgttttcatttcaatttcctTTGATAGTGATATAAATTATAATAGATGATGTAtctataatatatacagtagatatagAACTATAAAATGATTATATTAGTTGATCTGATGATTCATCATGTCTAATATATTACAAAATCATTTCAACTAAGTCTATAAAGGACTTTTTGAAATGTACTTTAACCCAAGAAAAGAGgcaaaaacatttgcttttacaTTGTCAACAAACATATTATGACTAAAGCTACAGCAAGCCATGATATAGATAACATCACTAagtgctatttatttttataaatccCTATGTAACAGCATAAAAATAACCCTCTCATACCAGAATACTTGATGGCAACGATAGTCAGTGATCCTTTTCTTaaattttttattctttgaaaaCCTGTGAGATCATTTATAGGCTGGGGATGTGTTccacaaatgaaatgtaaaaccttAAAAGCGATTCTGAAAGCAGTTCACTCAACAGTAATTGTACAGTCAATCTTCTAGTAAGATGGTCAGTGTTTCTTGGTCTTTCTGGTGCTgctttttggtttggtttcagGAGTTATTTTTGTTGAAGGAGGTGGTTGTGGTAGTGTTACCGGTGGTGACGAAGGTGGtggtgttttctttgtctctgcagcacaaacagagaaagacatGAACCACCTTCATGTTATAACAGTGTGTTATCAgtgtgtctctcctcttcatAACATACAATTAGTTGTTAGTACCATCACTAATTTTGGGTTCCAGACTTGAACGACCCTGCAGCTTTATCTCCAGGTCCTGTATCTTCTCCAATGCTGCCTGCAGGGCTTCCTCCGCTTTCAGAGCTCGCTGCTCAGCACTCTGGACCCGTAATTCTGAATCACTAACAAACACATGGAGATAAATCTTGCCTACATGCCTGTTGCACATTAACTAATGGTAAACTCGAAAgcaaattgtatttattttcttactgtagTTTCTGCTGCAGTATCCCTACTGTGGTCAGCTCACTTAAAGCTTTCCGAGCTTCATCTGTTGCTGGAGATACAACGTGCTCATCGGTCTGAGAGTCAAAAAGAGACACATAAATGATGAGCGACACACAGTTTGTTCAATTCTACAGTATACTAGGACAAAAAACATAACTGTCTGACCCCATACAAGTGGACAGTGCTCTCTCCCAGTACTCTCTCAGTGATGTTTCCATCATAGCCAACCAGCTTCAACACCGGTTTCTCACAAACCGCTAGCTCCACCTGCAGGACAAAAACAATACTGTAACACCAGCAAGTTGCCTCTGTTTGATGAAATGAATGTGTAAAGTTCCATGTAATAATCAAAGATTTATTTCATGCAGAGGAGGATGTTTTAATACCTGACAAACCTCTTGTTGTGCTTCACGCTGTTCAGTGGAGTTCTGTGAAAAAAGTACCACCACCATAATTAACATCAAATAATTCAGATTAATGTGTGACAGTTGTTATGAATGTCTTATCTGCTGGAGATTACACaatgaatggaaaacaaacaggtctgttaaataattcaaattgtATTCTTCATTATTCAACCTACATACTAGTTGGTCTGGGTGCTGCCAATAAACAATGTGCCCATTATGGGTTCACAGAACAAATTACATTAGCAATGCACCATGCAATGttattgtctctgtgtgtcagtgtgccgCTTGGTGACACGTCTGAAGGGCAGATAATCTGCTGATGCAGGAGATTCCATCTTGAtcctctgtctgccttttatctttctttaaaCCATTATCCATTTTCTAAATTATATTGCAAATGTTTCAACATATTGTTGAACTTTTCACTTGTAGTCCCTAACAAAAACGTTCTGCTCATACCTTTATGTtcacctgtaaacacacagagacggAAACCTTtgtgtggaaaaagtaagtgatcCTTTGGTGGCGATAACCTAAAGCCTAAAACAAGTGCTTCCCAGCTTGTCAACCTAAACCTCAGTTTCAGTGACTCCAGTTTTGAAGCTTGATTCAGAGTAGCTCTTGCTGTCTATATTggtgacttagatgaaaatccTACCCAACTCCAATGGGTACACATACTATTACGTTTTTGCCATGGTAGTTTAATTTAGTTACTGATGCCAGCTTTAAACCATGACTACTGTAAAATGTGATACTTGATCATTGACAATGTTGTTCTTATAATGTCAGCTGCACAGTATCAGTTTCACTGTCAGTTACCTGACATCAGACTTTCAAGTCAAGATTAGAGTTCCCCTTTTATAAAAAATACGTTTTAAAATAAGCGACACTGCCACACTCATCTTCAGATTTGATTACAGCCTAATGTATTTGAGTTGAATCTTCACCACTGTGTCCATGCTGTTTGCAGGAGAAACCGGGACATTACTCCTGGCAGTCAGCTCACTAGGACCAACTTTCACCTGTGAGAGCAGAATTGTAGTGGTCTCCACCCAATCAATGCACTCCATCTGTCATGTatgcaaacataaacaaatatgtaGGTTTGCTGAGCTGAGTTTGacattaaatgtttgtattttagtgTAATATCTGTTCACACAAGGGTAAAATAACTAATGCTTTCACATAGTCCTGATATTACTCATGATTCTTTGATATTGTTTGTCAGGTCATTGTTTACCTGCAACTTTCTGCACTCATTCTGCTCATTTTCACCCTCAGCCTGATGTAGGTTCTGCATAATGTGCTCTTCCAGAATGAACTTGTAACAGCTAAAAAAAGTCAGATAGCGTGTGTCAAAGGTAatttcaatattaaaataacataattcAGTTGCCATTacttttctgtgtgtcagaTTGTATGTATAGTGTAAAGAGGTTATCACTGCAAAACTATAAAACACATAACTACCTGGTGATGTATTTAGAAAAATAGTCCAGCTTTTCAGCCAGCATCTTGGCATCCTCATCCAATGTCTGTAGAGAGACATGTGTAGTGCAGTAGTGTTCCTGCTCTGGGTTCTGGTCCTCACTATGATCAGGTACCATGATGAGTAACAAATCCAACATCCAGCGGGTCTGAGTGATGTGAATAGAACTGACCTGGAAGGAGAAGAAATTTCAAGAtctcacaaaaaaacatcagtgataAACCGCATGGGCAGAACAGTGGAACTTGTCATACTAGTTATCAGTAACTTTAGAAATGTAGGACAAGTTGTTggcaaaatatgaaaaatatttccattttaaaacaatTGTAAATCTCTCTTGACAGTTTAAAGAAACTTTGTTGGCACTCACCTCTTCACTTAGTCTGTGGTTCTCCCCATTAGTGAAGTTGGACAGGTTAGTTATGAACTCCTGCACTTTATCTAACACGCTCACTGTCTCTTTACTGTAACaatcacacacgcacacacagacaacaaagGACTtgatatgtaaaaatattgtgtttagAAAAGCTAAGTAGATTGTCTAAGAAAACTGCTAATTTGATCAGGTTGCTCACAAACCCAAACATATAATTTGTGGAGAGAATAGCAACGAACAATAATAGTGATCAGAAGGAGATTAAACTTAAATGCAACACAGATTTGTTTAAATCAGGGTAACTAATAATGccaatgaacaaaaaaacatactaTATGTCATTCTTGCTTTTGTCCTTTTCATTCTCTGTCTGCATTCTAGAGATGTTGAAGGCTTCTTCAGCTGCTCTTTGCCAGTTGTGGAGCACCTTCTCCAGCTTTAGCCAATCAGAGGCAGATGTAATTTCTTGTCGACCAACCACTGGACCAAGATTGGAAACTTCGGACTCCATTAGACTGTGCAGTGACATGATCTGTTTGTGTATCTCTGTAACAGCATAGTTGAAATCAACACTTGAGTCCATATCTTAAGGATTAAGGACTCGATACAGAAGTTATATACCTTACTTACATATCTGCATTTCACTAAAATCTTAGTGTTTGCTCGTTTAAAATTTCTCATTCAGCCCTCACCATTCTCCCCACTGACTTGTGTGTCCAGCTGTATAAAGAGCTCAGGTAGGAccctgtccagctctctcagGACCTGTTGACCTCCAGGGAGTTCACCATCAGGAGAGGAGTGTCTTCTCAACAGCTGAAGGCTCATATTCAACCATCTCTCTTGTACACCAGCAAGCTCGCCCAGTGTTTGGTGGCCGTTAAACAGGATCTCACCTTGATAGCGGTCACACTGGAGGGTAGATTTTAACAGTATTCAATGTTTAACATACAATGTAAACAATGGCTGTCAAATTGTCCACTTATGAGTCATAAACATACATTAAACATGCTTAAAAACATAATACTATCCAGTCCTGGTCTAAAGATGATGTAAATGATGAGATAAAGTGATTAGATGAAAAACTGGCACAGATAACATACATGATGACAAAAAGATTTTTAGAAATCAGAGATGTGAGACAGGTGATAAAGGAGgtgacatgcacacaaaaacacagaggaagtaaatgtacttacatGTGACCAGTGCTTCAAATCAGCATATATCTTTTCTAATGACGTTTTTTCATACTTTGGATCAGGACACCTGGAAATTAAGAAAATACATCATTAGCAAAACTCACGCTCTCATCAAACGCCTCATTGACAATCAATTCTGGAGAGAAAATGGTTTTCAGTGACTTTAGTGACCATCTACATTATATTGGAAGTAAAGTCTGAATCAAAAAGTAATATTAGTTTTCTGAAGTTTTTATTAAACCCTAAGATATTGACTGGGGCAGCTGTGCTTCTATCCCCTGCCTTGCACGGCAGCTCTGCCGTGGACAAATCAGATGCAACACAGTAAAGTGCTTTGCATGTCAACAaatagaaaagtgctatataagtggAAACCATTTAACTCGGGATGCTTTATGACAATATAGAGTGTATAGAAAGTTTAAACTTTGGTATCTCAACTTTTCCTACTTGCTCTGTGTGGTGCAGACAGTGAGCCACTTAGCGATGCCTTGCTTGATGGCACTGATCTGCTCACTCTGCGCATGTTCAGTCTTCTTTAGCTGGGACATTAAAGCAGTCAGCTGCTCTCTCCAGTAGTCAGTAAGGTCCATGATAATATTCAGGTCCTCTGTGTCCTTTAGTAGAGAAACAGAACTATCACTGTCATAGTGGGAGTCTAACTGAATTATCAGGATATTTACACAGTGTCATCTGTGGCATTTGGTGTTTTTGCAATGAACAATCCAGAAAATGTTAAGTAGCAGGGACTGCATTGTTACCTTTGAGGTAATGTAAAGGATGCAGTGCTCTGCAGTCTTGAACCAGCTCTGCTCGCAGACATGCAGCCGACTGACCACCTTCAACTTCTTTACACTGATGACCTGGcaatcacagaaaaaacacacacaactgttgACATCAAATTTAACTAATACTGTCACCGAGCGTCTTTCAGAAGAAGTTTGTCTCACAAGGCTCACACACCTTAAGGGCGAGGCAAAAGGTGAGCTGGCTCCAGCAGTCTCTCTCCTCAATCAACTGAAGCAGCTGAGTCTCAAGGCGACCCCTCTGCAGCTCATACAGCTCATGGTAACCCTGGACCACACTGAGCAGAGCACACAGACCATTTGAGAGAGAACACTTTGGCATATCTTATTCTTTTGCCCTATACGCTTACTGGAAAACAATCTGAACAATCTATTGCTCTTTCTGACCCTCATTTGAGTCTGTAATCAATTTTAAAGTAACAATTGTACATGACAAAACACTCTTTGCAGCAAGGTCAATATTATCCATTATGGCTATTAATTTTTCAATGCATTAACTTAATAAAAGGATTTGGACTTCGGAATGAGCTTTAGTTCAGTCAGTCCTGTGAGAGACTGACCCTGAGTTCATGTGACTCTCTTTGAGTGCCTCAGCCAGCTGCTCATGAGCATTTTCTGCCTGCTGAGAAACAAATGCATCGTGGTCTCTGATTTTGGAAAGCTCCCTGTAAGACAATGCATATTAATgaacacatatacacaataaTTACATTCATTATGACCAAAAAAACCTGACCTCGACCTACGTACGTGCTAAGCTGCTGAATGGATGTCTTGATGCGGTGGATTTCCTCAGTGAGCCGACGGTCCAGAGCCCGCTGTGCCACTGTCTCAGTGTGTAGAGCCTTCAGACGACCAGGGATTCGCTCCAGCAGTAACTGGTAGCGCTGTCtggatacacaaacacacatcataaCTGCAAAACCTTTTCTTAAAATATCAAAGATCTATTTGTTACAATATGTCTCAAAGTTAACTTAGACAACAAAAGTGTAACGAAGTTCATCATCTGGGTTTAACTGGGTTTCATAATCTGGGTTGAATACATGGTTCAAACCATACATGGCTTGCAAATctcatgaaaaaaaacattaccaaTTAGTCAGGTTTTACCATGTAGGGGTAATCCCAATGTGCTGGCTGCTTACCTGAGCTTAGCAAGCAGCTGTCCTCTCTCAGCACAGCCCACACTGACCTGTCTGATCAGTTCATGGAAAACAATATTGTAGATGTTCTGCTCAACTTGCACCAACTCCAGCAGACCCTCCATCTGTAGGATATTTCATTGCCATGTTTTAACATATACAGATGGCTATACTTAAAAATTACAGTTCTGTATTGCTGAACActctcttgtctgtctgtctacctgtgaAAGCCCAGTCAGCTCCTCACTTTGCCGATCTACTCCAGCCTTCTCTAGCATGTCATCCATCATTTTCATCAACTGGACAACTTCCAATCTGCCACTGGGCCGCCTGGACAGAACACATTGTACATGAAACATTGTGCTGCTAGAAACTGAGGGGCTTTTCCTTGATCTATTAATTTGCCACAACTTTGACTATAAACTATACTAATATACTACAAACTATTCCTAATGCACACAACAAAAGACttttgtaaatttgtaaattaaataaatgttgtttgtgaaCTCACAGTGATGGAAAGACCCGTAGGTTCTGTTCATCATCctgcagctgcactgtgaaGGCACTGATAAAGAGAAGCAAAATTAGAGTTGAGAGGCAAACAACC
This genomic window from Anabas testudineus chromosome 4, fAnaTes1.2, whole genome shotgun sequence contains:
- the axdnd1 gene encoding axonemal dynein light chain domain-containing protein 1 isoform X1, with translation MSGTLRASSAPSSSRQETTRVAEINYEVPVESRRTEHPPVNDHVIPDELLVSLTSTVCNRSTLGHTAHHRHCKGCGIRRPDAVWHHPFGRKKYKYFLEQPTSLSGAGRDISFLCDAMVTQTRMVPLPPLTDKRINSDIQNLTVSESLIPEEYHIVKNKGLRSLEFYEDAFTVQLQDDEQNLRVFPSLRPSGRLEVVQLMKMMDDMLEKAGVDRQSEELTGLSQMEGLLELVQVEQNIYNIVFHELIRQVSVGCAERGQLLAKLRQRYQLLLERIPGRLKALHTETVAQRALDRRLTEEIHRIKTSIQQLSTELSKIRDHDAFVSQQAENAHEQLAEALKESHMNSGVVQGYHELYELQRGRLETQLLQLIEERDCWSQLTFCLALKVISVKKLKVVSRLHVCEQSWFKTAEHCILYITSKDTEDLNIIMDLTDYWREQLTALMSQLKKTEHAQSEQISAIKQGIAKWLTVCTTQSKCPDPKYEKTSLEKIYADLKHWSHCDRYQGEILFNGHQTLGELAGVQERWLNMSLQLLRRHSSPDGELPGGQQVLRELDRVLPELFIQLDTQVSGENEIHKQIMSLHSLMESEVSNLGPVVGRQEITSASDWLKLEKVLHNWQRAAEEAFNISRMQTENEKDKSKNDIYKETVSVLDKVQEFITNLSNFTNGENHRLSEEVSSIHITQTRWMLDLLLIMVPDHSEDQNPEQEHYCTTHVSLQTLDEDAKMLAEKLDYFSKYITSCYKFILEEHIMQNLHQAEGENEQNECRKLQMECIDWVETTTILLSQVKVGPSELTARSNVPVSPANSMDTVNSTEQREAQQEVCQVELAVCEKPVLKLVGYDGNITERVLGESTVHLYGTDEHVVSPATDEARKALSELTTVGILQQKLHDSELRVQSAEQRALKAEEALQAALEKIQDLEIKLQGRSSLEPKISDETKKTPPPSSPPVTLPQPPPSTKITPETKPKSSTRKTKKH
- the axdnd1 gene encoding axonemal dynein light chain domain-containing protein 1 isoform X2, giving the protein MSGTLRASSAPSSSRQETTRAEINYEVPVESRRTEHPPVNDHVIPDELLVSLTSTVCNRSTLGHTAHHRHCKGCGIRRPDAVWHHPFGRKKYKYFLEQPTSLSGAGRDISFLCDAMVTQTRMVPLPPLTDKRINSDIQNLTVSESLIPEEYHIVKNKGLRSLEFYEDAFTVQLQDDEQNLRVFPSLRPSGRLEVVQLMKMMDDMLEKAGVDRQSEELTGLSQMEGLLELVQVEQNIYNIVFHELIRQVSVGCAERGQLLAKLRQRYQLLLERIPGRLKALHTETVAQRALDRRLTEEIHRIKTSIQQLSTELSKIRDHDAFVSQQAENAHEQLAEALKESHMNSGVVQGYHELYELQRGRLETQLLQLIEERDCWSQLTFCLALKVISVKKLKVVSRLHVCEQSWFKTAEHCILYITSKDTEDLNIIMDLTDYWREQLTALMSQLKKTEHAQSEQISAIKQGIAKWLTVCTTQSKCPDPKYEKTSLEKIYADLKHWSHCDRYQGEILFNGHQTLGELAGVQERWLNMSLQLLRRHSSPDGELPGGQQVLRELDRVLPELFIQLDTQVSGENEIHKQIMSLHSLMESEVSNLGPVVGRQEITSASDWLKLEKVLHNWQRAAEEAFNISRMQTENEKDKSKNDIYKETVSVLDKVQEFITNLSNFTNGENHRLSEEVSSIHITQTRWMLDLLLIMVPDHSEDQNPEQEHYCTTHVSLQTLDEDAKMLAEKLDYFSKYITSCYKFILEEHIMQNLHQAEGENEQNECRKLQMECIDWVETTTILLSQVKVGPSELTARSNVPVSPANSMDTVNSTEQREAQQEVCQVELAVCEKPVLKLVGYDGNITERVLGESTVHLYGTDEHVVSPATDEARKALSELTTVGILQQKLHDSELRVQSAEQRALKAEEALQAALEKIQDLEIKLQGRSSLEPKISDETKKTPPPSSPPVTLPQPPPSTKITPETKPKSSTRKTKKH
- the axdnd1 gene encoding axonemal dynein light chain domain-containing protein 1 isoform X3, whose protein sequence is MSGTLRASSAPSSSRQETTRVAEINYEVPVESRRTEHPPVNDHVIPDELLVSLTSTVCNRSTLGHTAHHRHCKGCGIRRPDAVWHHPFGRKKYKYFLEQPTSLSGAGRDISFLCDAMVTQTRMVPLPPLTDKRINSDIQNLTVSESLIPEEYHIVKNKGLRSLEFYEDAFTVQLQDDEQNLRVFPSLRPSGRLEVVQLMKMMDDMLEKAGVDRQSEELTGLSQMEGLLELVQVEQNIYNIVFHELIRQVSVGCAERGQLLAKLRQRYQLLLERIPGRLKALHTETVAQRALDRRLTEEIHRIKTSIQQLSTELSKIRDHDAFVSQQAENAHEQLAEALKESHMNSGVVQGYHELYELQRGRLETQLLQLIEERDCWSQLTFCLALKVISVKKLKVVSRLHVCEQSWFKTAEHCILYITSKDTEDLNIIMDLTDYWREQLTALMSQLKKTEHAQSEQISAIKQGIAKWLTVCTTQSKCPDPKYEKTSLEKIYADLKHWSHCDRYQGEILFNGHQTLGELAGVQERWLNMSLQLLRRHSSPDGELPGGQQVLRELDRVLPELFIQLDTQVSGENEIHKQIMSLHSLMESEVSNLGPVVGRQEITSASDWLKLEKVLHNWQRAAEEAFNISRMQTENEKDKSKNDIYKETVSVLDKVQEFITNLSNFTNGENHRLSEEVSSIHITQTRWMLDLLLIMVPDHSEDQNPEQEHYCTTHVSLQTLDEDAKMLAEKLDYFSKYITSCYKFILEEHIMQNLHQAEGENEQNECRKLQMECIDWVETTTILLSQVKVGPSELTARSNVPVSPANSMDTVNSTEQREAQQEVELAVCEKPVLKLVGYDGNITERVLGESTVHLYGTDEHVVSPATDEARKALSELTTVGILQQKLHDSELRVQSAEQRALKAEEALQAALEKIQDLEIKLQGRSSLEPKISDETKKTPPPSSPPVTLPQPPPSTKITPETKPKSSTRKTKKH
- the nphs2 gene encoding LOW QUALITY PROTEIN: podocin (The sequence of the model RefSeq protein was modified relative to this genomic sequence to represent the inferred CDS: deleted 1 base in 1 codon); the protein is MLLTAELPQRMEKSSNVHPDHRPQSRTMPRKERERGATVPPRSHRQKASKAGRLTEASPVRKERPQKEKPETNEVKSDHETEGKLRTTVVDIDSVRDDEVKEENLGLLEAAEQEDGLKSRNLGVFEWMLMVFILALVLLFLPVSIWFCVKIVREHERAVIFRMGHLLRGRPRGPGLLFYLPLLDVCHKVDIRLKILKVPLHTVVTKDLVRPELSAVCYYQIENVALCSTSLSSLNTVLQTLVQASVRDVLAQHTFSHILLHRRKIGQQIQSAVDAAACRWGIRVERADIDELSFSVELQQSLAAEADIKRKQQARVKEAEEERDAWGSLRASFRHLHPALVLPFPPDLLSLTSDHSSLPPPPPPPVEGEGGMTEEEPQTDSPMM